DNA sequence from the Halocalculus aciditolerans genome:
ACGCTGACGGAACCGTAATTTGCGGCGTGAACGTCTCATACCACCTAGAATCGACGTTCTCCGCCGCGGACTGGGTGCGACGTGGTCACGACATCGCCGAGGTGTCTGTTGAGCACGACACCGATCTGTACGATAGCCCCCGGACAGCGACCGTCAAGGAAGTCGTCGACATGGACTACGACGATGTACTCGATGGCCCGGGCGTCCCGATGTCGGAGTACCACAAGAAGCACGTCGAGCAGGACGTCATCGACTCGATGCGGGCTGGCGACCCGATTATCGCCGATTTGCAGTACGGGAGCGGCGCGGATTCGATCTTCCCGCAGCTTCTGGAATACTGTAAGGTCATCCCAACGTTCGACCAACTGGGTCGCGTCGACGAGACGTTCCTGAACGTCATCCACAACGAGAGCCGGATGAAACCCGAAGAACGGTTCAACGTCGTCACGTCGTTCGTCGACCTGCTCGGCCCGACTCCCTACTTCGACTTCGATCCTGTCCCGCAGCCCACGAACGCCGGGTACCGAGAACACCAGATCCGGAACCGACCGAACCTGCGGTTCGGTGACGGACAGACAGGATTCTACGGGGCTGGTGGCCTGGAACGGAAGGGCTACGGCGTGTACAAGGCACCAGAGTCGTTCGACATCATCGCGTTGTCCCCTGAAGATGAAGCGGGTGACGCGCGGCCGTACGTCCTCTCACTGCTCAATAAGCTCGCGGAGTACGGTGCGAGTCCGACAGCGTTCGACCGCGACACCTACGAACTCGGCTCGGAGTTCCACTACTCCTCGCACGCGCAGAAAGCGAGTGACTACGATGCCGCGCTGATCGTTGTGCCGGATGCAGATGAGGCTGCGGCAGCGGACTACGACGACCCGTATCCTGAGTTCAAGCGGCGGCTCGGGCAACTCGGCGTGCCGAGTCAGATGATCTCTGTCGACAATCTCGGCAACGACAACTACCGTGGGAACATCTGCTCGTCCCTCATCGGGAAAGCAGGGGGTGTACCGTGGCGTATCGACGACGTTCCCGGGGGCGTTGACGCGTTCGTCGGTCTCGACGTAACGTACGACCACGCGACCAAGCAGCACCTTGGTGCGGCCGCGAACGTCATTATGGCTGACGGAACCATCCTCGCGTCCGAGGCCGTCACGAAGCAGTCTGGCGAGACGTTCGACGAGGACGACGTAGCGAACGTCATCAAGCACGTCCTGGAGATCTTCGCCGAAGAGGAAGGCCGACCGCCGCGACACGTGGTCATCCATCGGGACGGGAAGTTCTACCTCGACGTCGAGAGCCTCATCACCCGTCTCGACAAAGCCCGCGATCTCATCCAGCGGTTCGACCTCGTCGAGATCCGGAAATCCGGGAACCCCCGGATCGCCGAGTACGACGAATCGAACTCGCGGTTTGATATCGCGGACAAAGGCGTCGCCTTCCACGTCCACAATGGCGACCACTCTTACCTGACCACGACCGGCGGGAAGGAAGGCAGTCCAGGCACGCCGCGGCCACTGCAAATCGTGAAACGTCACGGATCGACCGACCTCGACACGCTCGCGGAGCAGGCCTACTGGCTGTCGGAAGCGCACGTCGGGTCGCTGAGCCGCTCCACCCGGCTACCCATCACCACGTACTACGCCGACAAGTGCGCTGACTTCGCCATGAAAGGCTACCTCACCAAGGGAAGCGTCATTCGCGGTGTTCCGTATATCTGACCATACGCCAGTACAGGCTGACATATCCACTTTCAACACACCGGTGACTTCCACATGACCAAAACAGAATTCGAAGCAACGGTCGAGTTCGACGACGGCAGCACCGCCGATCTGGAAATGGCTGCCGACAAATCGTGGAGTAGCTTCCTGAATTACTTCGGTGACGCCCAACACGTCTACTGCGTTACGTACAGTCAGTCCCCCGCGTTCATCTACAAGATGTTTCAGAACCGGGACCTCGCAGTTGACTCACTGGAGGTTATCGTTGGAGACAACCAGCACGACGACTACCGGCGGTCGCTGAAGAACACGAACAACGCGAAGAAAATCGCCGCACAGTTGGAGTCACTCCGTCGAGACGGTGATCTCCGCATCCAGACCATTGATTCTGCGCGTGTCCTTCTCCACACGAAGCTCTACATCGTCGAGAATCAGGACGGGTCTCGTACACTCATCTGTGGGTCGGCGAACCTCTCCAAGCAGGCCTGGCAAGGAAGCAAACAAACCAACGTCAACATGGCGTGGCGTACTGACGGGGATACGCCCGTCGACGAGTGGTTCGAGCAGCTCTACGCGTTCCACAAGGACTACGCGACGCCGTTCATGGAAGACCTCACGGAGGAGATCGAAGACGCCGAAACGGCAGACGAAGAGGCGAAGATTTACGACATCTGGCTGGGCGGGGACGAGTTCAGTGACGACCCAGTCGCCGAGCTGAACGCCCGTCTTGACGAAGCGGTTGACGACGACCAAGTCAACACGTACAACGTCGTCACAGACGCCGAAGAAGCAGAGAAGGCTGTGGTTGCCGCCGAAGATACGGATACTGACCCAACAGAGATCAGTCCGGACAAGCGTGTGCGCCTCTCTCCGCAGGGGCTTGAAGACGCTATCTCGAATCTGGACGACACGCTGTCCGCTAATAACATCCGTATCAACGACGGTGAAATCGTAGCGACGCCAGCCGGTATCGCACGGTACAAAGAAACCTTCACCGGATACCCGGACCTGAACGTCGACAGGGAGGAGAAGACGGTCGGGTTGCGGGTTGACGACTCGGTCCTCGAATTAACGGCTCCTCTTCCGGATGACCCGCAGGAAGTCGCTGACGCGCTCGACCTGATCGAAAACTACGTTGAAACAGTCGGTGAGTTCGGCGAAACACGGACCAAGAAGGAGACACGGGCACACTTCTACGAGGGGATTATCTACTTCTGCTGGGCTCCGTTCGCTAACTACTGCGCCCATCACTACGCCGAATACGAATCCGCGGAGCTCGACAAGGACCTACCGTTCCTATTCCTTCACGGCGACAACGACAGCGGGAAAGGCATGTTCCTGCGGTTCGGAGCGCGACTCATCTCGAACGGGTACGTGCAGGAGGTCACAACCGGGGACGACTTCGTCAAAAACAATATCGAGCGTGCTCGTGCGTCCGACACAGTTTTCCCGTACATCGTTGACGACGTGGCGAAGTCGAAAATCGACCGGGACATCATCAAGTCGTATTGGGAAGGGAAGTGGGACGGTTCCATCCAAATGCCGACGTTCATCTTTTCCTCGAACGACTCAACCAAGCCCAAATCCGAACTCCGGACTCGCATGAAGACGTTGGATTTCAACGTGAACTTCTCCGAACTGGAGAAGGACGAACGCGAAGCCGCCGCGCAGATCGCAGGGCAGGCGGACGGCTGTAATCTGTTCGCGTGGTTCGCTCACCTATTCTTGCAGCGGGATATCTCGCTCCCGGACCAGTCGGACCGGCTCGCGGATGCACGGGACGTGTTCGCAGAGTTGTACGCGTACGCCGAGAAGGAACCACCAGAGTACGTGCCGCTGGAGAAACCCGCCGAGCAGGAACACGACCCAGGGCGTCGGAAATGGATCAGCGCGCTATCCGACGGGTTGTGTGAACTCGATTTCAAAGACGATGGACGCATCATCGCTGATTTCTCAGCGAATCTGGATCAACAGCAGTGCTGGGAGTTCCAGAAAGCCACGCCACCCCACATCCGGGCGAGTATTTACGGGCCGGCAGTCCAGTTTGAAAGCGCAAACAGGTTCCAGAATTGGATTGATGAACCCAGTATCATCGAAAACGCACGACGCGACACCGAAACAAGAGCTGACAACGACGGTGTTCTGTCCCGGGTCACACGATTCGTCCGAGGGTAACAACCATGTCTAATCACATATCTCCCCGGCAGTTCGATGGAACGTTAGTAACGGTACCATTCGGAAGCGAAAACGTCGAACGAACAGCGCAGAACGAATACCGGACGCTCCTCGACGAGCACGATTCTGAGGAGATACTCGTGATCACGGGTGCGCCGACGAGTACTGAAGCGTTCCGGGAGTCCTTAGACGCAGAACTACCCGGCGCGGCGACGCCGTGGGTGACGTCGCTCGTCGTGCACGCGACGGACGTACTCGACCAGACGGACGACCGTACCGTTCTCTCCGACGCCCTACGACGCGAACTCCTCCATCGGTTCCTCGACGGGTACGACTGGAACTCGGAGTATCTGGAGCGCGCGTCCGCACAGCCATCGTTCGTCGAGGACGCGGCGACCGTGATCGATACGCTCTCGTGGCAATCTTCCCACCCCGACGAGACGCCGGAGCTCCGCGATCTCCGACGCGCGTGTGATGCGTTCCACGACTGGCTCGCCGACCACGACCACATGGAGCGCGGCCAACTCATCTCGGAGGCGCACGAGGTCCTCGCGTCGGACGCACGCGGCGACGTCGTGGACGCGGAGGCGGTGCTGGCGGTTGAGTTCGAGGAGTTCTTCCCGGGTGACCGCGCGTACCTCGACGCGCTGGCGGCGGACCGCGAGCTGGTCTGCATCGCGGAGGAGAACGCGAGCGTGCGGCGGACGTGGATGGACCCCGGCCCCGTCACGGAGTACGTCTCATTCACCGAGACGCGACGCGGACACGCGGCGCCACCACCAGCGCGACCGGCCGCGACGGCGACGTACTTTGCGGAGGGAACGGCACCGGACGAGCCGGACGCGGGCTCCGTCTCCGTGCTCGCTACGGACTCACGCGACGACCAGCTCGATGCGGTCGCTAACGAGATCGAGGCGCTCGTCTCGCGGCCGGACTGGACGTACGAGGACGTCGCGGTCGCCACCAAGCAGAGCGGGAGTGCGGTGACGGACGCTATCGACGCGCTCGAACGCGCCGGGCTCCCGACGGAGTCGGCGACTGTCACGGGGTTCGGCGACGATCCCGCGATCCGCGAGCTGCTCGCCGTCGTTCGACACCTCGCCGCCAACGAGGACGAGGAGCCGGTAGAGCACGGGCCGGAACTCGACGCGGATCGCGTGGAGCGCGTCGCGGCGTTCGACCGGCTCGACGACGGGGTTCGGTGGTGGGCGACCGACGCGGGGCTGAAGGAGCGGATCGCGGAGCGCGCGTCCCCGCTCGATGCGCGTGCGCAGCTCGGGAACGTCCGTCGCGCGTTCCGGATGGCGGCGTTCCTCGAAGACACGGGCTTCCTGGAGGCGACGTGGGCGTCGTACGAGGAGATGCTGGAACGCGCGCACGAGTACGCGCCGCAGCACAACCAGACGAGCGCGACGGACCTGAGTGGTGGCGTCCGCGTCGATCACGTGCAGGCGCTGAAGAACGAGTCATATCGTGCGGTGTTTCTCGTGAATCTCACGGACGCCGAGTATCCCGGTGACCCGTCGTTCACGCGGCTCTTCCCGACTGAGCGCGTCGCGGCGATGCCGGACTACCCGGGCGTGACGGACCTTGACGCGGACGCAGTCGAAGCGACGTTCCCGACGGAGTCAACGGCGTCGAGTCGGCCGTTCGCGCGCTATCATGCCGAGCACGCGCGCAGGCGGCTCGCTGTCGGTGCGGGCGTCGCAACGGAGCGGCTGTACTGTTGTCTCTACGAGTACGAGGACACGGCGCTCGAAGAGCGCGCGCAGGCCTCTCGCTTCCTGACGGCGGCGTACGACGCGCTCCCGTGGCTGCACGAGGCTGCCGACACTGGAATCACGAGCGAGCAGGCCGCCGAAGAGTATCTCCTCTCGCGGGTGGACGACGCGCTCGCGGAGGTCCGGCGCGCGAACAGTCAGGACGTGACGGTGTCGCTCGACGACATCGAGGCGGAACTTGGGGAGATTCAGGAGCTACTCGACGAGAGCGGGGCGCGCGGTGAGGAGGTACGGAAGGCGTTGCGTGCGCGCGTC
Encoded proteins:
- a CDS encoding Piwi domain-containing protein; protein product: MAVKADIQDGEEIDIALLVTGIDEWNHDAIARKIQLEDVNGAGVDLTVFHNNDVADFEWRTGEWYLLEDVVGNEYRGEMQLNPGYDLTVTRLNDPPAAAENNTSASNEASGAPAERAARQEANSASTPASTAPDGERFVRGREVDSSPRPTADGGGELLHQQPLSDGNYLLQFELGELPELTVHEYELQATESSGIDPDDFTNGIQGFTAKAANYYQSRIRSPVTTADASRRRIYATEKLHDTLSIHGYTVQPVYQGDTTLEARSYTDDGPLQEFVKQDVKRAVTGRFEVSGIDSIIEPTPQRTANSGLFEAYRKYKCRIRVDADGTVICGVNVSYHLESTFSAADWVRRGHDIAEVSVEHDTDLYDSPRTATVKEVVDMDYDDVLDGPGVPMSEYHKKHVEQDVIDSMRAGDPIIADLQYGSGADSIFPQLLEYCKVIPTFDQLGRVDETFLNVIHNESRMKPEERFNVVTSFVDLLGPTPYFDFDPVPQPTNAGYREHQIRNRPNLRFGDGQTGFYGAGGLERKGYGVYKAPESFDIIALSPEDEAGDARPYVLSLLNKLAEYGASPTAFDRDTYELGSEFHYSSHAQKASDYDAALIVVPDADEAAAADYDDPYPEFKRRLGQLGVPSQMISVDNLGNDNYRGNICSSLIGKAGGVPWRIDDVPGGVDAFVGLDVTYDHATKQHLGAAANVIMADGTILASEAVTKQSGETFDEDDVANVIKHVLEIFAEEEGRPPRHVVIHRDGKFYLDVESLITRLDKARDLIQRFDLVEIRKSGNPRIAEYDESNSRFDIADKGVAFHVHNGDHSYLTTTGGKEGSPGTPRPLQIVKRHGSTDLDTLAEQAYWLSEAHVGSLSRSTRLPITTYYADKCADFAMKGYLTKGSVIRGVPYI
- a CDS encoding phospholipase D family protein, with the protein product MTKTEFEATVEFDDGSTADLEMAADKSWSSFLNYFGDAQHVYCVTYSQSPAFIYKMFQNRDLAVDSLEVIVGDNQHDDYRRSLKNTNNAKKIAAQLESLRRDGDLRIQTIDSARVLLHTKLYIVENQDGSRTLICGSANLSKQAWQGSKQTNVNMAWRTDGDTPVDEWFEQLYAFHKDYATPFMEDLTEEIEDAETADEEAKIYDIWLGGDEFSDDPVAELNARLDEAVDDDQVNTYNVVTDAEEAEKAVVAAEDTDTDPTEISPDKRVRLSPQGLEDAISNLDDTLSANNIRINDGEIVATPAGIARYKETFTGYPDLNVDREEKTVGLRVDDSVLELTAPLPDDPQEVADALDLIENYVETVGEFGETRTKKETRAHFYEGIIYFCWAPFANYCAHHYAEYESAELDKDLPFLFLHGDNDSGKGMFLRFGARLISNGYVQEVTTGDDFVKNNIERARASDTVFPYIVDDVAKSKIDRDIIKSYWEGKWDGSIQMPTFIFSSNDSTKPKSELRTRMKTLDFNVNFSELEKDEREAAAQIAGQADGCNLFAWFAHLFLQRDISLPDQSDRLADARDVFAELYAYAEKEPPEYVPLEKPAEQEHDPGRRKWISALSDGLCELDFKDDGRIIADFSANLDQQQCWEFQKATPPHIRASIYGPAVQFESANRFQNWIDEPSIIENARRDTETRADNDGVLSRVTRFVRG
- a CDS encoding PD-(D/E)XK nuclease family protein — protein: MSNHISPRQFDGTLVTVPFGSENVERTAQNEYRTLLDEHDSEEILVITGAPTSTEAFRESLDAELPGAATPWVTSLVVHATDVLDQTDDRTVLSDALRRELLHRFLDGYDWNSEYLERASAQPSFVEDAATVIDTLSWQSSHPDETPELRDLRRACDAFHDWLADHDHMERGQLISEAHEVLASDARGDVVDAEAVLAVEFEEFFPGDRAYLDALAADRELVCIAEENASVRRTWMDPGPVTEYVSFTETRRGHAAPPPARPAATATYFAEGTAPDEPDAGSVSVLATDSRDDQLDAVANEIEALVSRPDWTYEDVAVATKQSGSAVTDAIDALERAGLPTESATVTGFGDDPAIRELLAVVRHLAANEDEEPVEHGPELDADRVERVAAFDRLDDGVRWWATDAGLKERIAERASPLDARAQLGNVRRAFRMAAFLEDTGFLEATWASYEEMLERAHEYAPQHNQTSATDLSGGVRVDHVQALKNESYRAVFLVNLTDAEYPGDPSFTRLFPTERVAAMPDYPGVTDLDADAVEATFPTESTASSRPFARYHAEHARRRLAVGAGVATERLYCCLYEYEDTALEERAQASRFLTAAYDALPWLHEAADTGITSEQAAEEYLLSRVDDALAEVRRANSQDVTVSLDDIEAELGEIQELLDESGARGEEVRKALRARVEFANGEVRR